From Chryseobacterium sp. IHB B 17019, one genomic window encodes:
- a CDS encoding efflux RND transporter permease subunit, giving the protein MIKNFINRPVLSTVISILIVILGVLGLISLPVTQYPDIAPPTVSVSANYTGANAETVMKSVVVPLEEQINGVEGMDYITSSAGNDGAAQIQVFFKQGIDPDIAAVNVQNRVTRATPLLPSEVTRSGVVTQKQQTSALMYMSFYSENKDLDDVYLQNFLNINIIPNLKRINGVGDANVFGGKNYSMRVWLDPSKMAAYGITPTDVTNAINEQSREAAAGSIGQNSGSSFEYIIKYVGKFNDKAQYDNIIIKALPDGQNLMLKDVAKVELAGQSYSGIGENGNNPSISMGIFQTPGSNAQEIIKNIKTYLKSAEGSFPEGVKYTFNFDTNEFLEASIDKVVHTLIEAFILVFIVVYIFLQDFRSTLIPAIAVPVSIVGAFFFLNLFGYSLNLLTLFALVLAIGIVVDDAIVVVEAVHAKMEHGISDAKKATVEAMDEITGAIISITLVMAAVFIPVTFITGPTGVFYQQFGVTLIVAIIISAVNALTLSPVLCSLFLKPHAEHHKEYQNLNFLQKFFYKFNIAFKTTTDRYGRGFIFLLRHKWVTLIIFAATIGILYWANASMKKGFVPTEDRGIIFTDVQLPPGASMERTYNALKTLQANAMKVPGVQNVTISTGRGFLSGNGSNAGLAFVKLKPFEERKKDGLTSEDITKQLFGISGKVPDAKIVFFQPPSVPGFGNSAGFEMVLLDKSGGDYADLDNKTNEFIGKLIERPEIEFAQTSFNTKYPQYEMQINVPLAKQMGVSVNDILSTMQGYIGGIYTADFTKYGKQFRVMVQALPENRQNINNLNELYVKTSSGVMSPISQFVSLSKAYGPQSVSRYNLFTSVKITGANTAGFSSGDAITAVQQVAEETLNQNYDVEFTGLTREELNSGSQTVLIFALSLVFVYFILAAQYESYILPLIVVISLPLGVMGAYFGQKIMGLENNIYFQIALIMLVGLLAKNAILIVEFAVQRRHHGETIVMSAINAAKARLRPILMTSFAFIFGLLPLVLASGIGAVGNRSIATGAAIGLLIGTILGLFVIPVLYVIFETLQEKIKPLKKEEINLAE; this is encoded by the coding sequence ATGATTAAAAATTTTATAAACAGACCGGTTTTATCCACCGTAATCTCAATTTTAATTGTGATTCTCGGTGTTTTAGGATTGATCTCACTGCCGGTAACACAGTATCCCGACATCGCACCGCCTACAGTAAGCGTTTCAGCAAACTATACCGGAGCCAACGCGGAAACTGTAATGAAAAGTGTTGTAGTACCTTTGGAAGAACAGATCAACGGGGTAGAAGGGATGGATTACATTACTTCATCTGCCGGAAACGACGGTGCTGCGCAGATTCAGGTATTCTTTAAACAAGGAATAGACCCCGATATTGCTGCAGTAAACGTACAGAACCGTGTAACCAGAGCAACGCCATTGCTTCCAAGTGAAGTAACGCGTTCCGGGGTTGTGACGCAGAAACAGCAGACGAGTGCCTTGATGTACATGTCTTTCTATTCTGAAAATAAGGACCTTGATGATGTTTATCTTCAAAACTTTTTGAATATCAACATTATACCAAACTTAAAAAGGATTAATGGTGTAGGTGATGCCAACGTTTTCGGAGGTAAAAATTACTCAATGAGAGTATGGCTGGATCCTTCAAAAATGGCAGCGTACGGAATAACTCCTACAGATGTTACCAATGCCATCAACGAACAGAGTAGAGAAGCCGCAGCCGGATCTATCGGGCAAAACAGCGGAAGCTCTTTCGAATATATTATTAAATATGTCGGGAAATTTAATGATAAGGCTCAATATGACAACATTATCATTAAAGCCCTTCCTGACGGACAAAATCTAATGCTGAAAGACGTTGCTAAAGTAGAATTGGCAGGCCAGTCTTACAGTGGAATCGGGGAAAACGGAAACAATCCGTCCATCAGTATGGGTATTTTCCAGACACCGGGTTCCAACGCTCAGGAAATTATTAAAAATATTAAAACTTATCTGAAATCAGCGGAAGGCAGCTTTCCTGAAGGGGTAAAATATACGTTCAACTTTGATACCAACGAATTCCTGGAAGCCTCAATTGATAAGGTTGTTCATACCTTGATCGAAGCATTTATCCTTGTATTTATTGTGGTGTATATTTTCTTGCAGGATTTCAGATCTACACTGATTCCGGCCATTGCGGTTCCGGTTTCTATTGTGGGTGCGTTTTTCTTCCTGAATTTATTCGGATATTCATTAAACTTATTAACGTTATTCGCTTTGGTTCTTGCGATTGGTATTGTGGTGGATGACGCTATTGTCGTCGTCGAGGCCGTTCACGCCAAGATGGAACACGGTATTTCCGATGCTAAAAAAGCTACGGTAGAGGCGATGGACGAAATTACAGGAGCGATTATTTCAATTACGTTGGTAATGGCTGCGGTTTTTATCCCGGTAACGTTTATTACGGGGCCTACAGGGGTTTTCTATCAGCAGTTTGGGGTTACGCTTATTGTGGCAATCATCATTTCTGCGGTAAATGCATTAACGCTGAGCCCGGTTTTATGTTCATTATTCTTAAAACCTCACGCAGAACACCATAAAGAATATCAAAACCTGAATTTCCTTCAAAAGTTTTTCTATAAGTTTAATATTGCTTTTAAAACAACCACAGACCGTTACGGAAGAGGATTTATATTCCTGTTAAGACATAAATGGGTTACATTAATAATCTTTGCCGCTACAATAGGAATTTTATATTGGGCCAATGCAAGCATGAAGAAAGGTTTCGTACCTACGGAAGACAGAGGAATTATCTTTACGGATGTTCAGCTTCCGCCGGGAGCTTCAATGGAAAGAACATACAATGCATTGAAAACGCTTCAGGCTAATGCTATGAAAGTTCCGGGTGTACAAAACGTTACCATATCAACGGGTAGGGGATTCTTATCCGGAAACGGTAGTAACGCTGGGTTGGCTTTTGTTAAATTAAAACCATTTGAAGAAAGGAAAAAAGACGGACTTACTTCTGAAGATATCACCAAACAGCTATTCGGAATCTCCGGAAAAGTTCCTGATGCAAAAATTGTATTCTTCCAGCCACCGAGTGTACCGGGATTTGGTAACAGTGCTGGTTTCGAGATGGTTCTTCTGGATAAATCCGGAGGCGATTATGCAGATTTGGACAATAAAACCAATGAATTCATCGGTAAGTTGATTGAAAGACCGGAAATTGAATTTGCACAGACTTCATTTAATACAAAATATCCTCAGTATGAAATGCAGATTAACGTTCCTTTGGCAAAACAAATGGGAGTTTCCGTAAATGACATCCTGAGCACAATGCAGGGATACATCGGGGGTATTTATACGGCTGACTTTACGAAATACGGGAAGCAATTCAGGGTAATGGTTCAGGCCCTTCCAGAAAACAGGCAGAACATTAATAACCTTAATGAATTGTATGTAAAAACCAGTTCAGGGGTAATGTCACCGATTTCTCAGTTTGTAAGCCTTTCAAAAGCATACGGGCCACAGTCGGTAAGCCGTTACAATCTATTTACTTCGGTGAAAATTACGGGGGCAAATACTGCCGGATTCAGTTCGGGGGATGCCATTACGGCGGTTCAGCAGGTAGCTGAGGAAACTTTAAATCAAAATTATGATGTAGAGTTTACGGGATTAACAAGAGAGGAATTAAATTCCGGATCTCAAACCGTTTTGATCTTTGCATTAAGCTTGGTTTTCGTTTATTTCATCCTTGCCGCCCAGTACGAAAGTTACATCCTGCCGCTGATCGTTGTTATTTCCCTTCCTCTTGGGGTAATGGGAGCTTATTTCGGACAGAAAATAATGGGCTTGGAAAACAATATTTATTTCCAGATCGCTTTGATCATGCTCGTCGGACTATTGGCCAAAAACGCGATTCTGATTGTCGAATTTGCCGTCCAGAGAAGGCATCATGGGGAAACAATTGTAATGTCTGCCATTAATGCTGCAAAAGCGAGATTGAGACCAATTTTGATGACATCATTTGCATTCATCTTCGGATTATTGCCATTGGTTTTAGCAAGCGGAATCGGTGCAGTGGGTAACAGATCCATCGCGACGGGTGCGGCAATCGGGTTATTGATAGGTACCATTTTAGGACTTTTTGTAATTCCTGTTTTATATGTAATTTTTGAAACATTACAGGAGAAAATCAAGCCCCTTAAAAAAGAAGAAATCAATTTAGCAGAATAA
- a CDS encoding DoxX family protein, producing MELAKTLIYWVSYAYYLYVFGYASLFKVFHKESMMKSMQSLGFNTTWTTLIGVGELIGVILIIIGLFKPSLRNLGILFLFPFAIGAFTTHMAHHEYSHFYNSLIMCILSVVLLWLDKNFKITI from the coding sequence ATGGAATTGGCAAAAACACTAATTTATTGGGTAAGTTACGCATATTATCTGTATGTATTTGGGTATGCATCATTATTCAAGGTTTTTCATAAAGAATCAATGATGAAAAGTATGCAGTCTTTGGGCTTCAATACAACCTGGACGACTTTGATAGGTGTAGGAGAACTGATTGGGGTAATCCTGATTATCATTGGGTTATTCAAACCTTCATTGAGGAATCTCGGAATACTTTTTTTATTTCCATTTGCAATAGGTGCATTTACAACACATATGGCTCACCATGAGTATAGTCATTTTTATAATTCTTTGATAATGTGTATACTTTCCGTAGTTTTATTATGGCTGGACAAAAATTTTAAGATAACAATTTAA
- a CDS encoding GNAT family N-acetyltransferase, with the protein MNSEIKLRKAEIEDRDIIWDILQQAIERRRIDGSTQWQQGYPNLGTVESDIAKGFGYVMTVDGEIAVYTALILNDEPAYSNIEGAWLSDGEFVVVHRVAVDEKFAGQGMVKKLFDQIEDFTRSHGIQSVKVDTNYDNIPMLKILESKGYSYCGEVFLAGGMRKAFEKIII; encoded by the coding sequence ATGAATTCAGAAATCAAACTAAGAAAGGCAGAAATTGAGGACAGAGACATTATCTGGGACATTTTACAACAGGCAATCGAAAGAAGAAGAATAGACGGAAGCACGCAATGGCAGCAAGGTTACCCGAATCTGGGAACGGTAGAAAGTGATATTGCAAAAGGTTTCGGATATGTAATGACGGTAGACGGGGAAATAGCCGTGTACACAGCTTTGATTTTAAATGATGAACCCGCTTACAGCAATATCGAAGGAGCTTGGCTTAGTGATGGAGAGTTTGTAGTTGTCCACAGAGTTGCCGTAGACGAAAAGTTTGCAGGACAGGGAATGGTGAAAAAATTATTCGATCAGATAGAGGATTTTACCAGATCTCATGGTATTCAGAGCGTTAAGGTAGATACCAACTACGATAATATTCCGATGCTGAAAATTCTGGAAAGCAAAGGTTATTCTTATTGCGGAGAAGTTTTTCTGGCAGGCGGGATGAGAAAGGCTTTTGAGAAGATTATTATTTAA
- a CDS encoding TolC family protein, producing the protein MKSLLNIIKGITFSVAILAAVSSCMARKEYQRPNNVVDEKLFRTDMLPSDSTNIANVSWKEIFTDPILQGHISKALENNLDIRIALQSITSAEAYLKQSKSAYQPTLSVGPNYTFQTQSINTQFGQIIGERRYVNQFDITASIGWEADIWGKLKAQEKAQLATYLGTVAAHKAVKSDLVASIASAYYQLLTYDAQKRIITETIAVREQNLETTKALKTAGTLTEVAVQQSEALVFNAKSLLIDIDTQIQLLENTMSLLMGEPSHSIERSTLETQKVPIDLRLGYPAQLLANRPDVMRAEYNLMNAFELTKSAKAQFYPTLRLTGSGGIQSVDIDHLFSVNSLFANVVAGLAQPILNRRTIKTNYEVSLANQETAYLNFRKTVLTAGKEVSDAIRVFSVQDSYIDLKQKELNAYKNSVEYSQELVNYGMANYLEVLNASVNSLNAELNISNAQYSKMRAAVELYQALGGGWK; encoded by the coding sequence ATGAAGAGTTTATTAAATATTATAAAAGGAATAACTTTTTCAGTCGCCATTCTTGCAGCCGTATCATCCTGTATGGCAAGAAAAGAATACCAGAGACCGAATAATGTTGTGGACGAAAAGCTGTTCCGTACAGATATGCTCCCTTCCGACAGTACGAATATCGCCAATGTTTCCTGGAAAGAAATTTTCACGGATCCTATACTTCAGGGGCATATTTCAAAGGCTTTGGAAAACAATCTGGACATAAGAATCGCTTTGCAGAGTATTACTTCTGCTGAAGCTTATTTAAAGCAAAGTAAATCGGCCTATCAGCCGACATTATCAGTGGGGCCTAATTATACATTCCAGACTCAGTCTATTAATACACAGTTTGGGCAGATCATCGGGGAAAGACGATACGTCAACCAATTCGACATTACTGCCAGTATTGGCTGGGAAGCTGACATCTGGGGAAAGCTGAAAGCACAGGAAAAGGCACAGCTTGCAACCTATTTAGGAACTGTAGCGGCTCACAAAGCGGTAAAAAGTGATCTTGTAGCTTCTATTGCTTCGGCTTATTATCAGCTGCTTACTTACGATGCTCAGAAAAGGATAATTACTGAAACCATTGCAGTTCGTGAACAGAATTTGGAAACAACAAAGGCTTTAAAAACGGCGGGAACATTGACGGAAGTTGCTGTTCAGCAAAGCGAAGCGCTTGTTTTTAATGCAAAATCTTTGTTAATTGATATTGATACTCAAATTCAATTACTGGAAAATACGATGAGCCTGTTGATGGGAGAGCCGTCTCATTCAATTGAAAGATCCACACTGGAAACTCAGAAAGTTCCGATTGATTTAAGATTAGGATATCCTGCTCAATTATTGGCCAACAGACCAGATGTCATGAGAGCGGAATACAACCTGATGAACGCTTTTGAACTTACAAAATCTGCGAAAGCACAGTTTTATCCTACTTTAAGGCTTACGGGAAGCGGCGGGATACAGTCTGTGGATATTGATCATTTATTCAGTGTAAATTCATTGTTTGCAAACGTTGTTGCGGGTCTGGCCCAGCCTATTTTAAACAGGAGAACCATTAAAACCAACTATGAAGTGAGTCTTGCCAATCAGGAAACAGCTTATTTAAACTTTAGAAAAACGGTTCTTACAGCTGGAAAAGAGGTTTCTGATGCGATCAGGGTGTTCTCGGTTCAGGATTCTTATATTGATTTAAAGCAAAAAGAACTGAATGCCTACAAAAATTCTGTAGAATATTCTCAGGAACTCGTAAATTACGGTATGGCGAATTATCTTGAAGTATTGAATGCGAGTGTAAATTCTTTAAACGCAGAACTTAATATCTCAAATGCACAATACAGTAAAATGAGAGCTGCTGTTGAGCTTTATCAGGCTCTTGGCGGTGGCTGGAAATAA
- a CDS encoding winged helix-turn-helix transcriptional regulator produces the protein MDGRKKNSTNNINLTYLNNFCGISHTLAMIGGRWKINILIYLLRDQKLRFGEIRNKLEGISERMLIKCLKELENDGLINKIIYDQYPRKVEYELTDLGSSLEEIITLMDKWGESKM, from the coding sequence ATGGACGGAAGGAAGAAAAACTCCACAAACAATATCAATCTTACTTATCTGAACAACTTTTGCGGTATTTCACATACACTGGCGATGATTGGCGGCAGGTGGAAAATAAATATTCTCATTTATCTGCTTAGAGACCAGAAATTAAGATTTGGGGAAATTAGAAACAAGCTTGAAGGAATTTCTGAAAGAATGCTTATCAAATGTCTCAAAGAACTTGAAAATGACGGGTTAATAAACAAAATTATTTATGACCAGTATCCCAGAAAAGTGGAATATGAGTTAACGGATCTCGGAAGCTCTCTTGAAGAAATCATCACCCTTATGGACAAATGGGGAGAATCAAAAATGTAA
- a CDS encoding DUF2007 domain-containing protein, translating to MERSTRVSVFESDKPSEIQLIKSKLDDAQITNSVENNYLTFTTTPTATSLKVMVDLKDEKKAFEIIDAYLQQNENQ from the coding sequence ATGGAAAGAAGTACACGAGTATCAGTTTTTGAAAGTGACAAACCTTCAGAAATTCAGTTGATCAAATCAAAATTGGATGACGCACAAATCACAAACAGTGTTGAAAACAATTACCTCACTTTTACAACAACGCCCACGGCAACTTCGTTGAAGGTAATGGTAGATTTGAAAGACGAGAAGAAAGCATTCGAAATTATTGATGCTTATCTTCAACAAAATGAAAATCAATAA
- a CDS encoding efflux RND transporter periplasmic adaptor subunit encodes MNNKLVILSIAALSIVACKKEAPKQDGPKPYPVVKVEEKNIVGYQTFPATIQGRVNNDVRAKIQGYITQVLVDEGQYVTKGQPLFRLETNILTENAAASKAGIGAAESNIAAAQAAVNAANVEVNKLKPLVQKNIISNVQLQTAQANLAQAQAQLQQARAGKSQAVANYKGVAANIEYSIIRAPISGVIGKLPLKVGSLVGPTDQTPLTTISDTSEIFAYFSMNEKEYFDFLEKSPGASMPEKIKNLPMVELQLANGSLYPEKGRIEAITGQIDPTTGTIQFRVGFPNAQKLLSNGNSGTIRFPEQYNNVLVVPESATYEQQGIVYVYKVDKDTAKNVVVNIIDRIDNLALIKSGINKGETVVAAGIGGLKTGTAVKPKPINMDSLVQSIKPKF; translated from the coding sequence ATGAATAATAAGCTAGTTATACTTTCTATTGCAGCACTTTCAATAGTTGCCTGCAAAAAAGAAGCTCCAAAGCAGGACGGCCCAAAACCATATCCTGTAGTAAAAGTGGAGGAGAAAAATATAGTGGGCTATCAAACCTTTCCGGCTACAATTCAGGGAAGAGTAAATAATGATGTTCGTGCTAAAATACAGGGATATATCACTCAGGTTTTGGTGGATGAAGGTCAATACGTTACAAAAGGACAGCCTTTATTCCGTCTGGAAACCAATATTCTAACTGAAAATGCAGCCGCTTCCAAAGCAGGAATCGGTGCCGCAGAATCTAATATTGCTGCTGCTCAGGCTGCCGTAAATGCTGCCAATGTAGAGGTCAATAAACTGAAGCCTCTCGTTCAGAAAAATATCATCAGTAATGTTCAATTACAAACTGCTCAGGCAAATCTGGCGCAAGCTCAAGCCCAATTACAGCAGGCAAGAGCTGGTAAAAGCCAGGCCGTTGCCAATTATAAAGGAGTAGCAGCAAACATTGAATATTCAATTATCCGTGCACCAATTTCCGGAGTTATCGGAAAGCTTCCTTTAAAAGTGGGAAGTTTGGTTGGCCCAACGGATCAGACTCCGTTAACAACAATTTCAGATACCTCAGAAATTTTCGCCTATTTTTCAATGAACGAAAAAGAATATTTTGATTTCCTAGAAAAATCTCCGGGAGCTTCAATGCCTGAAAAAATCAAAAATCTGCCTATGGTAGAGTTGCAGTTGGCAAATGGAAGCCTTTATCCGGAAAAGGGTAGAATTGAGGCCATTACAGGACAGATTGATCCTACGACAGGAACAATCCAGTTCAGGGTAGGATTCCCGAATGCCCAAAAATTATTAAGCAACGGTAACAGTGGAACAATTAGGTTCCCAGAACAATATAACAATGTTCTTGTAGTTCCGGAAAGTGCTACTTACGAGCAGCAGGGAATTGTTTACGTATACAAAGTTGATAAGGATACCGCTAAAAATGTGGTTGTTAATATTATTGACAGGATCGACAATTTAGCATTAATAAAATCTGGAATCAACAAAGGTGAAACTGTTGTTGCAGCAGGAATCGGAGGACTAAAAACGGGAACTGCCGTGAAGCCGAAACCAATCAACATGGATAGTCTTGTTCAATCTATAAAACCGAAATTCTAA
- a CDS encoding glycosyltransferase family 87 protein — protein MKEKFLKILLNPKYIFGVYLIISVVTAISKYFRGDYAINNYLIFKSVFFNTINQKNLFIHYPDLFFDLNHYGVFFSALIAPFAVMPDWLGISLWNLANTFIFVFAIYKLPFSNSKKAFFGLLCLQEYITAALSLQFNVALTGLLLLSAVYIYERKEVKSVTAILIGIFVKIYGIVGLTQFFFIKNKGKFILSGLIIAVLFFVLPMAYSSPKFVIQCYSDWFQSIVEKNNENQVLGNMQDISLMGFFRRILGDASISNLVFLAVGLPLFAAPYIRIKQYKNYAFQLMILASTLLFLVLFSSSSESPTYIIAVTGVLIWFFLQKERTPFIIGLLVFVIIFTCFSTSDLFPKFVKENYIIKYSLKSVPCIVIWLRVTYELLTKDFEKNYSLD, from the coding sequence TTGAAAGAAAAATTTCTTAAAATACTTTTAAACCCTAAATACATATTTGGGGTTTATCTTATTATATCAGTTGTTACGGCGATTTCAAAATATTTCAGAGGAGATTATGCGATCAATAACTATCTGATTTTCAAAAGTGTATTTTTTAATACCATCAATCAGAAAAATTTATTCATCCATTATCCTGATCTCTTTTTTGATCTTAATCATTACGGCGTTTTTTTCAGTGCATTGATTGCGCCTTTTGCTGTAATGCCCGACTGGCTGGGAATTTCCCTTTGGAATCTTGCCAATACTTTTATCTTCGTTTTCGCGATTTATAAGCTTCCGTTCTCAAATTCAAAGAAAGCATTTTTTGGACTGCTTTGTTTACAGGAATATATTACGGCAGCTTTAAGCTTACAATTCAATGTAGCGTTGACAGGGCTTTTATTGCTCTCCGCAGTTTACATCTACGAAAGAAAAGAAGTGAAATCTGTAACCGCAATTTTAATAGGAATTTTTGTAAAAATCTACGGAATTGTAGGACTTACACAATTCTTTTTTATTAAAAATAAAGGTAAATTTATTCTTTCAGGACTAATAATTGCAGTGCTATTTTTTGTTTTGCCAATGGCGTATTCAAGCCCGAAATTTGTCATTCAGTGTTACTCAGACTGGTTCCAGTCGATTGTAGAGAAAAATAATGAAAATCAGGTATTGGGAAACATGCAGGATATTTCATTAATGGGCTTTTTCAGAAGAATTCTGGGGGATGCTTCCATTTCAAACCTTGTATTTTTGGCCGTTGGATTGCCACTTTTTGCCGCGCCGTATATCAGAATTAAACAATATAAAAATTACGCTTTCCAGCTGATGATTCTGGCTTCAACATTACTATTTTTGGTATTGTTCAGCTCAAGTTCAGAATCTCCGACGTATATTATTGCCGTTACCGGTGTTCTGATATGGTTTTTCCTTCAAAAGGAACGAACGCCATTTATCATTGGATTGCTGGTTTTTGTCATTATTTTCACCTGTTTTTCAACATCGGATCTATTCCCGAAATTTGTAAAAGAGAATTATATCATCAAATATTCTTTAAAATCTGTACCTTGCATTGTGATTTGGTTGAGGGTAACCTACGAACTTTTAACTAAAGATTTTGAAAAAAATTACAGCCTGGATTAA
- a CDS encoding 2,3,4,5-tetrahydropyridine-2,6-dicarboxylate N-succinyltransferase: protein MSLQQTIENIWDNRDLLQNEDSKKAIREVISLLDSGELRVAEPTENGWQVNEWVKKAVVMYFPIQKMETIEVGPFEFHDKIPLKRNYAEKGVRVVPHAIAREGSFIASGVILMPSYVNIGAYVDSGTMVDTWATVGSCAQIGKNVHLSGGVGIGGVLEPLQAAPVIIEDDCFIGSRCIVVEGVHVEKEAVLGANVVLTASTKIIDVTGSEPVEIKGRVPARSVVIPGSYTKQYPAGEYQVPCALIIGQRKESTDKKTSLNDALRENNVAV, encoded by the coding sequence ATGTCGTTACAACAAACAATTGAAAACATTTGGGATAATAGAGATCTTTTGCAGAATGAAGACAGCAAGAAGGCGATAAGAGAAGTAATTTCTTTATTGGATTCCGGAGAACTTCGTGTTGCAGAACCTACGGAAAACGGATGGCAGGTGAATGAATGGGTGAAAAAAGCTGTGGTAATGTATTTCCCAATTCAGAAAATGGAAACTATTGAAGTAGGTCCGTTTGAATTTCATGACAAAATTCCTTTGAAGAGAAATTATGCTGAAAAAGGAGTGAGAGTTGTACCTCATGCGATCGCGAGAGAAGGTTCTTTCATAGCTTCAGGCGTGATTTTGATGCCTTCTTATGTAAATATCGGTGCCTATGTAGATTCAGGAACGATGGTTGATACCTGGGCAACGGTTGGAAGCTGTGCACAGATTGGTAAAAACGTTCACCTGAGTGGTGGTGTGGGAATCGGTGGAGTATTGGAACCGCTTCAGGCTGCTCCGGTAATCATTGAGGATGATTGTTTCATCGGATCAAGATGTATCGTGGTAGAAGGTGTTCACGTAGAAAAAGAAGCAGTTTTGGGTGCGAATGTTGTTTTAACGGCTTCCACAAAAATTATTGATGTAACAGGTTCAGAACCAGTTGAAATCAAAGGAAGAGTTCCTGCTCGTTCGGTTGTGATTCCGGGAAGTTATACAAAACAATATCCTGCTGGAGAATATCAGGTTCCATGCGCTTTGATCATCGGTCAGAGAAAGGAATCAACAGATAAAAAAACATCATTGAATGATGCGTTGAGAGAAAATAATGTAGCTGTTTAA
- a CDS encoding C40 family peptidase: MTATLSPDNFKTKQLLSLLIISFIAISCGSSKNIAARKNTNTKTYTKTENLRKLDSKFDGKVPKSINDILKDAEKYIGTPYKFGGNSSSGFDCSGFTVKVFEENDFKLPRRSSDQAEAGEKIDIKDVKPGDLLFFATAGGSRVSHVGIVHDIGNDGEVKFIHASTTKGVIISSLNEKYWNKAYLHAQRVL; the protein is encoded by the coding sequence ATGACAGCAACGTTATCCCCGGATAATTTTAAAACAAAGCAATTATTAAGCTTGCTTATTATTTCTTTCATCGCGATTTCCTGCGGAAGCTCGAAAAACATTGCTGCCAGGAAAAATACCAATACCAAAACTTATACAAAAACAGAAAATCTCCGCAAACTTGATTCAAAGTTTGATGGAAAAGTACCGAAATCCATCAACGATATTCTAAAAGATGCTGAAAAATACATCGGAACACCTTATAAATTCGGAGGTAATAGTTCGTCAGGATTCGATTGTTCCGGATTTACCGTAAAAGTCTTTGAGGAAAATGATTTCAAATTACCAAGAAGATCATCAGATCAGGCAGAAGCAGGAGAAAAAATTGACATTAAGGATGTAAAGCCCGGAGATCTTTTATTCTTCGCTACAGCCGGAGGAAGCCGGGTTTCCCACGTCGGAATTGTTCATGATATCGGGAATGACGGTGAAGTGAAATTTATTCATGCATCAACTACAAAAGGCGTAATAATTTCATCATTAAATGAAAAATACTGGAACAAAGCTTATCTTCACGCACAGAGAGTTTTGTAA